The following DNA comes from Flammeovirgaceae bacterium.
AGCCCTCCTGGTCCCTGTTCGACACCTTTGGCATTAAAAAATCCACCCACGCCTATGAGTCCATCAGTGGCTTTAACGGAAAATTTTTCCTGGTGAAAAACTACGGCCTGTACGGCACGATGGACCGGTACGGAAAGGAAATGGTCCCTTGCCTGTACGACTCCATAATCGAATATAATGACGACCTGCTGTTGGTAAAGTTTCACGGGCATTATGGCATTATCGATTTCAATGAAAATTGGCTGCTCCCCCCTCAGCCCCTACCGGTACAGTTGGTGGGCCCGGATCATTATTTACAATTTGAGCACGGTGTTAAACTTTTCAAAAACTTTGACCATGACCTGATCTACTTTACGGAAAATCCCCTATGGGCAGAGGGAAAGATGCTAAAGGAAACCCTGCCCGATGGCACCCAAAAGGAAATCAACTTTGAAGGCGTCACCGTAAGCAGGACGGCCCCGGCCATAAGTGAGGGGACGAGGATAGTCTCCCCGGAGCAGGAAGGCTTTCGCGGGATAATAAGGAACGGCAAGTATGGGTTTATTGACAACCAGGGAAGGTTGAGGATTGCCAACCGCTATGAAGGGATCAGCAGTTTCAAAAACGGGCTTGCCGCGGTGAAAATTTTGGGGAAGTGGGGGTTTATCAACACCGAAGACAAAATTGCCATCAACCCCAGCTATGAATCCGTGTCCGCGTTCCACAACAATGTGGCCATAGTAAAAAAAGGAAAATACGGCTTTATCGACAGAACGGGAAAGGTAGTGCTTGAAACCCGGTACGACTCCATACAGCCCCTTGCCACGGGCCATTTCCTGGTGTACAACCATGGGCTTTTGGGCCTGGCTGACGGGAATGGGGCCATATTGATAGACCCGCGTTTTGAAACCCTGAACGACCTGGGAAACGGGTACGTGATCGCCTCCAGTGGCCACAAGTTCGGGCTCCTCACCGCATCGGGGTACAGCACCATACCCATGATGTACGATCAGCTCTATTACCTGCCGGGGCAAAAATTATATTTGGCCAAGCAGGAGCCGCCCTGGGCCCGCCTGGACCAATAAAAAAAAGACCGCCACGTTTTGCAATGGCGGTCCCGGTATTTCCAAAAACCTTTTCTTAATCCTTTGTCGACCCGGTGCCACCCTGGCCGGAAATGGTGTTGCGCATGTCCGTGTCGGACTGTATGTTTTGCATCCTGTAGTAGTCCATTACGCCAAGGTTGCCGTTGACAAAGGCCTGGGCTATGGCTTTGGGTATCTCTGCTTCCGCCTGAATTACGTTTGCCCTCGCTTCCTGCGCCTTCGCCTTCATCTCCTGCTCCAAGGCCACGGCCATGGCCCTTCTTTCTTCCGCCTTGGCTTCTGCCACTTTCAAATCGGCACTTGCCTGGTCGGTCTGGAGTTTGGCGCCAATATTTGCCCCTACGTCCACATCGGCAATATCAATGGAAAGGATTTCGAATGCCGTACCTGCATCCAACCCCCTCGACAATACGACTTTTGATATTTTGTCGGGGTTTTCCAACACTTCCTTGTGCGATTTGGCGGAACCAATGGAGGTCACAATGCCCTCGCCCACACGCGCCAAAATAGTGTCTTCACCGGCACCCCCTACCAGTTGGGCGATGCTGGCCCTTACCGTTACCCGGGCTATGGCTATCAACTGAATGCCATCGGCCGCCACAGCGGCCACTTTTGGCGTGGTGATCACTTTCGGGTTTACGGAAATCTGTACCGCTTCAAACACATCACGTCCTGCCAGGTCTATGGCCGTGGCTTGTTTAAAGCTCAGGCTGATGTTGGCCTTGTCGGCAGAAATCAATGCGCGGATGACGTTGGGCACATTTCCCCCGGCCAGGAAGTGCGTCTCCAGTTCCCGGGTGGTTACCTGCAGGCCGGCCTTGGTTGCCGTGATGAGGGAGTTGACTATCACCCCGGGCGGCACTTTCCTTATGCGCATACCGATCAATTCCCCGATGGTGACTTTCACCCCGGCAAATACCGCTGTGATCCACAGCCCCACCGGAACAAAATACATGAACAGGAAGAAACCGATGATGCTGACAAACACAATAAAAATAAACGCCAGATTTTCCATAATTCTCTATTGGATAGGTCCTACAACAATTTGATTTGAATTGATCTTTATAATCTTGATTTTCGATCCTGTGTCCACGAACGAGCCCAACGTTTTCACCTCATAGGTTTTTTCGTTTATCTCGGCTTTTCCTGACGGTCGCAGTGCCGAAATGGCCACCCCTTCCATCCCAACGGCAAGCCCTTCCAGGCCCCCTTCGTTCACCTTGCCCGAACTGGCCGTCTTTAATGAAAACTTGCCCCATACATTGGCCTTAAAGGCATAATAGGCCAGTATGGCCGAGGCCAGTATTGTGCCCCCCACCGTAATCCAGCCCCCTTGCGTTCCAAAATAGCTAAAGCTGGACACCACCCCCGCAATCATAAAACCTACGCCCACCAGGCCTACCACGGTGGTACCGGGGATAAAAATGATCTCTGCAATCACCAAAAGGATCCCAAAAAAGATCAAAGAGGCCACGATCATCCAATCCATGGCAGTAAATGTAGCAAGAAAAAGTTGAGTCCTTTAGTAGGCACGGGCAAATAACACCCGCCTTTTCGATGGCTTTCCCGAATACATGCACTTTCCTTCTTCTTCCGGGGAGTCCAAAGGGATGCACCGGATGGTTGCCTTTGTTTCTTCCTTGATGGCCGCCTCGGTCTCTTTGGTCCCATCCCAATGGGCCAGGAAAAAGCCGCCTTTTTCCTCAAGGAGCTTTTTAAAATCCTCGTAGGAATCCACCCGGGTGGTTTTCCCCTCCCTGAATTTCAGCGCTTTTTGATAGATGTTTGCCTGTATTTCGTCCAATAAAGGTGGGATTAGGGCGGCCACCTGGTCGAAAGGGACAACCTTTTTTTCCTTGGTGTCCCTGCGTGCCATTTCTATGGTGCCATTCCCCAGGTCGCGTGCGCCCATGGCCAACCGTATGGGTACCCCCTTCAACTCATATTCCGCAAACTTAAACCCGGGCTTATGGGTGTCCCTGTCGTCATATTTTACGGAGTACCCTTTCTTTCTCAATTCCGAAGACAGGGCCTCCACCTTTTCGGTGATCTTTTCCAATTCCCCTTCGGTTTTAAAAATAGGGACAATGACCACATGGATGGGGGCCAGTTTTGGAGGGAGCACCAATCCGTCATCATCGGAGTGCGCCATGATCAGCCCACCTATCAGCCGGGTGCTCACCCCCCAGGAGGTCCCCCACACGTAATCCAGCTTGCCGTCTTTGCCCGTGAACTGCACATCAAAGGCTTTGGCAAAATTCTGACCCAAAAAATGTGAAGTACCTGCCTGCAGGGCCTTGCCGTCCTGCATCAAGGCCTCAATGCAATAGGTGTCCACTGCCCCGGGAAATTTTTCGCCTTCCGATTTTTTCCCCTTCACCACAGGCAAGGCCATATGGTTTTCCACAAAATCCGCATAAACATCCAGGATCAACAAGGTCTCTTTTTCGGCCTCTTTGGAAGTGGCATGCGCGGTGTGCCCTTCCTGCCATAAAAATTCGGCCGTCCTTAAAAAAAGCCGGGTGCGCATCTCCCACCTCACCACATTGGCCCACTGGTTGATCAATAACGGCAAATCCCGATAGGATTGGACCCACCTCTTGTAGCTGTTCCATATCACCGTTTCGGAAGTGGGCCGCACGATCAACTCTTCTTCCAACTTTGCATCAGGGTCTACCACCACGCCCGAGCCGTCTTCGGCATTTTTTAGCCGGTAATGGGTCACGATGGCGCATTCCTTGGCAAAGCCCTCCACGTGGCTGGCCTCCCTGGCCAAAAATGACTTGGGTATGAAAAGCGGAAAGTAGGCGTTCACGTGGCCGGTGTCCTTGAACATCTTGTCCAGCCCCTGCTGCATGGATTCCCAAATGCTGTACCCATAGGGCTTTATCACCATACAACCCCTGACATCCGAATTCTCCGCCAGGTCAGCTTTTTTTACTAAATCAATGTACCACTGGGAGTAATCTTCGTCCCGGGAGGTTATCTCTTTGCCCATGCTTACCGTTTAAAATTTTTGTACCTTTGATAAAGACCGCAAATATATATGAGGTTTTTGGGAATGGCAGTAAACCCCGCCTTATTAGGGCGATTTCCTGTGAATGGTTTCCTTTAGGATTTTGTTATAGGAACATACCCCAAGTGCTTCTTTTTACGTTATAGTTTATAGAGTGGGGACGCAAAAAGACCAGATATGAAAAATTTAAATCAGGTATTGACGGTGGTTTTCGGCTGTTTGGTGGCTTTTGTGGCCTACGGCCAGGAATTTGACGACCTGTACTTCAACTCCAGGGACAGGGCCAAGCTGAACGAGGGAAAAATTGCCGCGGATTTAGGATTGACCAAAAAGAATGGGGAAATGAGGGAGGCCAATGCCACCCTCAACCCCACCGATAGCTATTCCGCCAGGAATATCAACCCCGAGTATTCCACCCAATTGCAAACGGGTGCCTCCCCTGCCGTGGACGACAATTATTTTATTCCGGATTTTCAGCCCACAGGCGTGAACAGGAACCTTTCCGATTGCAATTGCAATGCCGGGTCATATTACAATCCCTATTTCGGGAACCATGCATGGAACAATCCCTACTATGGTTATGCCAACGGCTTTGGCAGCCCGTTTGGCAATTATTACCCTTCCCCCTGGGGCTATCCCTCTTACGGGGGGTTCAATTCCGGGCTTAGCCTGTCAATGGGGTATGGCTGGGGAGGTTTCAGCCCCGGCTTCTATAGCGGCATGGGCTATGGCTATGGCAGCTATTCCAATTTCTGGAACCCTTATGGCAATCCATGGAGGAATGGGTACTACGGTAGCTATTATGGCTACCCCGGGCAGGTCATTATCATCAACAATGGGGATACCGGGGCGCCCAGGGTTTCATACACCAAGAGAAGTTCAAGAAGCTCCAATATCAATTACTACGTGGACAATCCAAGGCCAAGCTCCGTGGCCAACACCAATACAACCGGCCGCAAGGCCATTACCAACGGCAGGAGCAGGTCCGCCTCACCGGAGTATTACGAGCGGGGCTGGAAACGGGCCCAGAACGAAAGCAATGCCACGCGCGGGTATTGGAACAATTCCAATTTCAGGACCAACTCCCCGGCACATTCGGCCTTTGACAGGGGCAGCTTCAATTCAAACCCGGGAGGGCGCCAGGGATCCTCAGGTTTTTCCACGCCCTCGCGTAGCTCTTTTGGCAATGGGGGCGCCCAATCAGTAGGGTCCAGGAGCGGGTCATCCGGGAGTTCTGGCGGGTTCAAGACAAGGACCAGGAACAACTAAGAAGGAATTTCCAAATTTAGGGCAAAAATGATGAGCAAGAAAGGTGGGCTTTGGCCCGTGGTTGTTTTTATGTGCCTTGGCCATGCCGGGCTGGCACAGGGCTTTGCAGAGACCGCATTGTTGTTCAGCAGGACCCAACCGGGGGGAAGCGCCAGGATACAGTCCATGGGCGGAAGCCAGGTAGGATTGGGCGGGGACTACAGTACCGCATTGTCAAACCCCGCGGGCCTGGGCATGTTCAACCGGTCGGAGTTTACGCTAAGCCCGGCCCTGAATTTCGCCAACACCACGTCCACCTTGTTCAACCAAAAGGAAAAGGACTCCAAAACCACCTTTCATATACCCGGCTTTAGCCTTTCCTTCCATAAAGATTACGAAAAGCTGACCGGGTTTCTTGGGGGGACCTTCTCCATTGCCTACGCCAGGGCCAATGACTTTAACGGAAACCTCACCTACGGTGCCGATGGTTTGGACACCTCCATCATTGATTACTTCCTGGAACAGGCCAACGGTTTTCCGGTAAGCCAGTTTGGTGCCGGTGGCCGCCTGGAAAACACCCCTGCCCACCTGGGTTATGAAAACTACCTGATTGGGGACAGCACGGTGTGGGACCCCAACGCCAACCCCAATGCGTATTTTACCGATGTGCTGGGAAAGCCCAACACCACCGAGGAAATACAAACCCGTGGCGCACAAAATCAAATGGGTTTTTCCTACGGTGCAAATTACAATGACAGGCTATTCCTTGGGGCCGGGGTCGGGGTGGTGACCATCCGGTACAAATCGCGAAAACGCTATACCGAGGCCTTTCAAAACGAACCCCTCAACGACCTCTTCCTTGAAGAAAACCTGGAGATACGGGGGTCGGGCATCAACGCCAATGTTGGGGTGATTTTCCGGCCGGTGGATTTTGTTCAAATTGGGCTGGCCGCGACCTCCCCTACCTATTATGAGTTGTCGGACAACTACAGCGGGCTAATGCGCACGCACTGGAATGACTTCGATTACTATGGAGACAACAGCCTCGTGCTTTCCAATGAACAATACTCCAGCGACCTTATCTCCACGGACTATTCCCTGCAAACCCCGGGCAAGGTATCCGCTGGCGCCACCTTTTTCCTGCAAAAGCAGGGCTTCATCACTTTTGACATAGAGCGGGCAAACTATGCGAAAGCGAAATACAACGCCATTACCCAGGGGGTATCTTTTGATCCCGACAACCAGGATATCCAATCCCTCTACCAGCCCGTGTACAACCTGAGGGCGGGTGCCGAATACAGGTGGGACCCCTTTAGGCTGAGGGCTGGGTACGCCCTGCTGCCGGAGCCTTTTAAAAGCACACAGAATGGCGTGGCCACTTCCATACAAAGGATAACAGGCGGTATTGGCTACCGCGAAAAAAACTTTTACATCGATATGGCGGTGGTGCACACCTTCATGGACAATTCCTACCGGCCTTACACCGTAAACTCCACCAGTACACCGCTGGTTACTTATTCCCAAAAGGGCACCAACGTCATCCTTACCCTGGGGTTGGCCTTTTAGCCTGTAAATAGGCAATGAAACATAACAGGTGGCAGGCCTAGGCCTCGAGGGCCAGCACTTCTTCCGCTATGGCTTGTGCGGTCAGCCGTTCCCCGGACAGCACTATACGCGCCTGGGCATAATAGGGGAGCCGTTCTTCCCGCATCTTTTGTACCCTGCCCTGGATGGTGGTGGCGTCCTGTCCGGCAAAGAGCGGCCGCTTGGCCAATTCCATGCCCAGCATGCGGAGGGCGATCACTTCGGGGCGCACATCCAAAAAGATACTGGTGCCTGTTTCGTTGATCAATTCCATGTTGTTGAAATGGCAAGGGGCCCCACCGCCTGTGGCCATGATAAATGGACCGGGGCGGGCACACCATTTTTCCAGGTAATGTTTTTCTATTTTCCTGAACGGGGCCTCACCAAGGCTTCCAAAGATTTGATGCACCGATTTGCCCTCGCCCTTTACAATTTCCCCGTCAAGATCCACAAACGGCCGTCTTAGGAGATGGGCCACTGCCCTGCCCAGCGTGGACTTGCCACTGCCGGGCAACCCTATTAAAAAAACCTTCATTGGAGGTCGGAAAGGATTTCTGTGGCCGTAGGCGTGTCATTATGGTGCCAGTTGCCCAGCACGCGTCCGTTTTTCCATAAGGCCACGCCCGGGTTTGAGCGGAGTATCGTTTTCAACACGGTGGCATCCGCAAAATAATAAGGGACGGCAAGTTGGTGTTCATGGCGAAATGCCTCCACCTGTTCGGGGCCGGAAGAAGTAAGGATAAAGCAGTCCACCTTGCCTTCCAACCCGTTGATCAGCGCGCGTATCTTTCCCAAGTTTTGGGTAGATGCCTTTCCCACATCCACCATAATGATCAACAATTTGTTGCCTTCAAATGTATACTGGGTTTTGTCTTCCCCATCAGGGCCGGTGACCCTGTAATCGGTAATCTTGGGCGTGATCTTATCCTCATTGAGCACCCTGGAGGAAACATATTTGTACCCCTCCGATTCGGGCAAGAACTGTTGGGAAGCCACCTGGCCGCCATCCTTCTCGAACAAATACTCAATGACGGGCTGCTCTTCAGGAACCATTTGCCCCGGGACCACATTCCCCACTTTGTAGGGGCGAAAATCAATAAAGGGCAAGTGGCGCACGGCATAGATGCCGAGGATAAAGCCGGTCAACACCACCACGCCCATCACGGCATGGCCCTCGCGGGTGCGCAATACGGCACGGTAGCTTTTCCTATACCAAAAAAGGTGAAGGACAAATACCATCAAGACAACATCTTTATAAAAAGACTCCCATGGGGTAAGTTTTATCGCATCGCCAAAGCACCCGCAATCGGTAACCTTGTTAAAATATGCAGAGTAAAAAGTGAGGAAAGTAAAAAACACCATCAGCGCCAACATGGCCCACATGGTAGTGTTCATTTTGTAGTAAAGCAATACGGCAAACCCCAGCGCCAGCTCCAGCACGATCAACAACATTCCTATTTCAAGTGCCCAGGGGACAAACACATGGAAGAACGATCCGAAGTCGGCAGAGAACACCTCAAAATATTCTTCCAGTTTTATTTGCGTGCCCACCGGATCGTTCAATTTGATGAGGCCTGAAAATATGAACAGGCCGCCCACAAAAACCCGCGAAAACAAATCAATGTACTTCCTCATTCCTTCAGTTGTTATTTTCATTTGATTTAATCAACGCAAAAACCGCATAATTGACCATGTCCTGGTAGTTGGCTTTTACGCCTTCGCTCACAAGGGTTTTTCCCTCGTTGTTTTCAATTTGTTTTACCCTCAGCAATTTCATCAGGATGATGTCCGTAATGGAGCTTATGCGCATCTCGCGCCAGGCTTCCCCG
Coding sequences within:
- the floA gene encoding flotillin-like protein FloA (flotillin-like protein involved in membrane lipid rafts), translated to MENLAFIFIVFVSIIGFFLFMYFVPVGLWITAVFAGVKVTIGELIGMRIRKVPPGVIVNSLITATKAGLQVTTRELETHFLAGGNVPNVIRALISADKANISLSFKQATAIDLAGRDVFEAVQISVNPKVITTPKVAAVAADGIQLIAIARVTVRASIAQLVGGAGEDTILARVGEGIVTSIGSAKSHKEVLENPDKISKVVLSRGLDAGTAFEILSIDIADVDVGANIGAKLQTDQASADLKVAEAKAEERRAMAVALEQEMKAKAQEARANVIQAEAEIPKAIAQAFVNGNLGVMDYYRMQNIQSDTDMRNTISGQGGTGSTKD
- a CDS encoding WG repeat-containing protein, giving the protein MRTVFLGACVLFHLVAVGAEYQLFEVDGKYGLKDEGGKVIIKPAFEGLGWSDGSFSVVGQVTGYKAQQQWGLINLKSQRLTGAEYIDLYPSGGDRIVAKKKIDAVTAKVGCIDLKGGTVVPFKYDGIKIDGLRAIAFIKNNTHYQYGVINLNGETIIPLEHKNIYAIGTLRYAAQNDNNKMALFSETGRQLTKFVIDSISPFKGNQAIVYQGLMQGVIDRNGTITTTPQYREITIEEDGTVRARAINHWYLMDDHHHVLDTALCDGLVPVPSGLIVKNGNQFGAWQENFDPMLPIAYQQIQQVNGNLAVVKKGNKFGLVHTDNSVVVPFRYDSIFSNKGFVLVNEKVLGKPSWSLFDTFGIKKSTHAYESISGFNGKFFLVKNYGLYGTMDRYGKEMVPCLYDSIIEYNDDLLLVKFHGHYGIIDFNENWLLPPQPLPVQLVGPDHYLQFEHGVKLFKNFDHDLIYFTENPLWAEGKMLKETLPDGTQKEINFEGVTVSRTAPAISEGTRIVSPEQEGFRGIIRNGKYGFIDNQGRLRIANRYEGISSFKNGLAAVKILGKWGFINTEDKIAINPSYESVSAFHNNVAIVKKGKYGFIDRTGKVVLETRYDSIQPLATGHFLVYNHGLLGLADGNGAILIDPRFETLNDLGNGYVIASSGHKFGLLTASGYSTIPMMYDQLYYLPGQKLYLAKQEPPWARLDQ
- a CDS encoding shikimate kinase, with the protein product MKVFLIGLPGSGKSTLGRAVAHLLRRPFVDLDGEIVKGEGKSVHQIFGSLGEAPFRKIEKHYLEKWCARPGPFIMATGGGAPCHFNNMELINETGTSIFLDVRPEVIALRMLGMELAKRPLFAGQDATTIQGRVQKMREERLPYYAQARIVLSGERLTAQAIAEEVLALEA
- a CDS encoding proline--tRNA ligase; protein product: MGKEITSRDEDYSQWYIDLVKKADLAENSDVRGCMVIKPYGYSIWESMQQGLDKMFKDTGHVNAYFPLFIPKSFLAREASHVEGFAKECAIVTHYRLKNAEDGSGVVVDPDAKLEEELIVRPTSETVIWNSYKRWVQSYRDLPLLINQWANVVRWEMRTRLFLRTAEFLWQEGHTAHATSKEAEKETLLILDVYADFVENHMALPVVKGKKSEGEKFPGAVDTYCIEALMQDGKALQAGTSHFLGQNFAKAFDVQFTGKDGKLDYVWGTSWGVSTRLIGGLIMAHSDDDGLVLPPKLAPIHVVIVPIFKTEGELEKITEKVEALSSELRKKGYSVKYDDRDTHKPGFKFAEYELKGVPIRLAMGARDLGNGTIEMARRDTKEKKVVPFDQVAALIPPLLDEIQANIYQKALKFREGKTTRVDSYEDFKKLLEEKGGFFLAHWDGTKETEAAIKEETKATIRCIPLDSPEEEGKCMYSGKPSKRRVLFARAY
- a CDS encoding DoxX family protein, producing MRKYIDLFSRVFVGGLFIFSGLIKLNDPVGTQIKLEEYFEVFSADFGSFFHVFVPWALEIGMLLIVLELALGFAVLLYYKMNTTMWAMLALMVFFTFLTFYSAYFNKVTDCGCFGDAIKLTPWESFYKDVVLMVFVLHLFWYRKSYRAVLRTREGHAVMGVVVLTGFILGIYAVRHLPFIDFRPYKVGNVVPGQMVPEEQPVIEYLFEKDGGQVASQQFLPESEGYKYVSSRVLNEDKITPKITDYRVTGPDGEDKTQYTFEGNKLLIIMVDVGKASTQNLGKIRALINGLEGKVDCFILTSSGPEQVEAFRHEHQLAVPYYFADATVLKTILRSNPGVALWKNGRVLGNWHHNDTPTATEILSDLQ